Proteins from a single region of Acanthochromis polyacanthus isolate Apoly-LR-REF ecotype Palm Island chromosome 11, KAUST_Apoly_ChrSc, whole genome shotgun sequence:
- the si:ch211-133n4.6 gene encoding uncharacterized protein si:ch211-133n4.6, whose protein sequence is MFTRNVVLLFSLLVLLVEGDLDSNDAGIQAMSTDKDSTSDEAPTESMNAVSPDQPDEPQFYGAAADTSSSSSEAAAPEANQVTAPEPAAAAANSVEEEEDEDDSVDSDEGGKKKFSSRSAKPQSPVHVVQSPALPPQPVIPQPKAVVVRRTSKRRSRTNRRQI, encoded by the exons ATGTTCACCAG GAACGTTGTTCTTCTGTTctctctgctggttctgctggtggAAGGAGACCTCGACTCCAACG ATGCTGGAATACAAGCCATGTCTACAG ATAAAGATTCAACGTCTGACGAGGCTCCTACAG AGAGCATGAACGCTGTTTCTCCTGATCAACCTG ATGAACCTCAGTTTTACGGAGCAGCAGCAG ACACCAGCAGCTCCAGTTCAGAGGCAGCAG CTCCAGAAGCCAATCAAGTGACAGCACCTG agcctgctgcagctgctgctaacagtgtggaggaagaagaagatg aggATGACAGCGTTGACTCTGACGAAGGCGGGAAGAAGAAGTTCAGCTCTCGCTCAGCTAAGCCTCAGAGCCCCGTCCACGTTGTCCAAAGCCCCGCCCTCCCGCCGCAACCCGTCATCCCTCAACCCAAAGCAGTGGTGGTGAGAAGGACGTCCAAGAGAAGGTCCAGGACCAACCGGCGCCAGAtctaa